Proteins from a single region of Lampris incognitus isolate fLamInc1 chromosome 16, fLamInc1.hap2, whole genome shotgun sequence:
- the rdh12 gene encoding retinol dehydrogenase 12 — protein sequence MVLLLIVAGLGVVILLTILFAPHIRKYAAGGVCKSLGRLDGKTVLITGANTGIGKETALDLALRGARVIIACRDVNKGEEAAAGIRAVYPNAQVEVRELDLADTCSIRAFAQNLLRDINQLHVLINNAGVMMCPYMKTIDGFEMQIGVNHLGHFLLTYLLIGLLKRSAPARIVVVSSLAHNFGWIRFHDLHSQGSYNSGLAYCQSKLANVLFARELARRLKGSSVTVNSVHPGTVNSELTRHSTLMTILFTVLTMFLKTPREGAQTSVYCAVAEELHSISGKHFSDCAPAFVALQGRSEETARRLWDVSCEHLGIEWE from the exons ATGGTGCTCTTATTGATAGTCGCAGGCCTCGGGGTGGTGATCCTGCTGACGATCCTGTTTGCCCCTCATATCAG GAAATACGCCGCTGGAGGAGTCTGCAAGTCTCTGGGCCGTCTGGATGGGAAAACGGTCCTGATCACAGgggccaacacagggattgggaAGGAAACGGCCCTGGACCTtgccctgagag GGGCCCGAGTGATAATAGCCTGTCGGGATGTGAATAAAGGCGAGGAGGCTGCCGCCGGCATCCGTGCCGTGTACCCCAACGCGCAGGTGGAGGTCCGGGAGCTGGATTTAGCGGACACCTGCTCCATACGTGCCTTCGCACAGAATCTCTTGAGAG ATATCAACCAACTTCATGTTCTCATCAACAACGCTGGTGTGATGATGTGTCCATACATGAAAACCATAGATGGGTTCGAGATGCAGATCGGAGTCAACCACCTGG GGCACTTCCTGTTGACCTACCTCCTGATTGGCCTGCTGAAGCGCAGCGCTCCAGCCCGGATCGTGGTGGTCTCCTCGCTGGCGCACAACTTCGGCTGGATCCGTTTCCACGACCTGCACAGCCAGGGCAGCTACAACAGCGGCTTAGCGTACTGCCAAAGCAAGCTGGCCAACGTGCTGTTTGCCAGGGAGCTGGCACGCAGACTCAAAG GTTCCAGTGTGACTGTGAACTCGGTGCACCCGGGGACGGTGAACTCGGAGTTGACCAGGCACTCAACCCTCATGACAATCCTCTTCACGGTCCTCACCATGTTCCTGAAAACCCCCCGGGAGGGGGCGCAGACGTCCGTCTACTGCGCCGTGGCAGAGGAGCTGCACTCCATCTCTGGGAAGCACTTCAG tgacTGTGCCCCGGCCTTTGTGGCTCTGCAGGGGAGGAGTGAGGAGACAGCACGGAGGCTCTGGGACGTCAGCTGCGAGCATCTCGGCATCGAGTGGGAGTGA